The Fusarium poae strain DAOMC 252244 chromosome 2, whole genome shotgun sequence nucleotide sequence CAGTCAAAAGTACAGTGCTCAACAACATCCTTGAACTTGTCCTCGGGCATATCCGGTGTTTCGAGGAACTTGGCGATCTTTCGAATCTCACCTTCGAGATCTTTCTTGAGGTCGTTGAAGTGGACCAGCATGAGGTTAGGCTGGTCACGGCGCTCCCACCATCCTCGGATGTGGCTCCAGAAAGGCCAGCAGATTGTAGGGCGGGTGTCGTCTTCGATCAGATCAATCAACATGTCCCTTGGGTTCTCGCTCGGCCGCTGGAAGGGAGTCACTCCAGTGTTTTCGAAAAAGCTATAAAAGGTGGGTGTTGCAGTGTAAAAGTGGTGATGACAACTCCAAATCATGTCACGACCGTCGCGGGCGATGAAGATGTACTTGACTTTAGGGTCCCACACGAGACTATCGACGGGCAAGTGTGTCTTCATGAAGCGTCTGTGTGTCTGAGCCTCAACCATGTCAAGCATGACTTCCCTGGGAATGATACGTATATCAACCCATGGTGATAAAGTGCCTGCTGCAATTGTTGGGTCACCTTGGTGGATGAGCTGAGACACGATTTGTTGTACCCACTGGATCAAGTGATTAGCGACCATATCATAGCTTGGGATAATGGTAGATAACATACTGTTGTTCCTGATTTTGAGTAGGTTGCAATAATGATATCATCTGATCTGAGCTTGACATCGTTCCAGACCGTAGAGTCCATGTGATGGTTGTTGACCTCACGAGTCTTTTGAGGTATCTTGATGGAGTCGCCGTTCATGGTAGCCATGGTAATGTTTGTTGTAGGGGTCAATGGCGATGGGAGTAGTTGCTTCATTCGAAGGGGTATACAGTGGCTTTTATAACTCCATGTTGAACCCAACCTGACATCACTTGGTTTTCATATTATGGCTGAGCAGGATCCATGCAGGTCAGACAAAAGGATTCGGCCCCTTGTTAGTGTCGGATGTCGGACAAGATTCTCGTCAACTTCACTTCGGTTTCGGAACTCGCTGACAAGACTCTCATCATGATAGGTCAATGAACAGACTAAATGGCCAGGAGCGGCAATGATCGGCGAAATTTGGCTAAGAACCAACTCACGACCAGTACAACAGATGTTTACAGGGTTTACTTCAGCCTTACCAGTGGCGGACTTGATGTTAGTTCGGATTAGAAACAGGCCGGGCGATGACGCTGGGCTAGCGGAGGGTGGAACTGAGTTGAGCCTGATAAACGGCGGTGAACCAGTCATGTTAAAGGTGACACGTTGATAGAGTGTCCCTCTTCCAACATTTCGTTCATTTTGAAAATGAGGGTGTGTTTGAATCCTTGAGTACTACGTACGGTCAACAGTCTTTCTGGTCTCTGACGTCTATACTTTGAACATGGTTCATACCAGAGGAGAATAATAAGATGATCTATGAGAACATAGAGCTGGCTGTAAAGTATGATTTGTTGATTGGTAATCCGAGTAACTACAATTACTTTTGGGGTCCTTTGTACAAAAGTACTGATCGAAAGGCAGACAGCAGCACGGGTCAGCGGTTAAAACGGCTCTGAGAAGGGCACTGCTGACTAGTGCTGTCTGAAAAGCAAATATGATCAGCGCTAGCAACCAAGCAACCCGTTCAACTGAGGAACCTTTTAGTACCAGTCGTCACTTCCAGACCTGAAAATCAGTGGATGCGTTTTGGTAGCCTGGCTATTAGGAAGAGATTGCGGAGTTGCTAAGCAAAAACTGCGGCTAGTGCTGATATATACAAGACGTTTTGACCAACTCGGCGTCAGCTTTTAGTTAAAGCAAGCCGGGACTAAACTGAAATCGCAGTGTGATCTAAACCAAGGAAGCGGCGGCCGTCCTTCGAGAGTTCGTTTTGTGTGTCATCCATTCGAAATAGCTAACTATGATAGAAGTAACAGGGCCGGATTATGATGGATTTGATTGACCCTAATCACATACACCTAAAACTAAAACCATGGTCTATAGATTTGACATGCAGTATATCATTAAGTGCATCATTGATATGCTCCGCAGAATATAACGCGAGGGTGCGATCGAAACCAAATACGTTTTCAATATATACAGTTAGAATCTGTGTTATAGTCTATCGTCTAGTTATGTTACAGAACATTTTATCTCATTCCCATTAAGCACAGTGTGGGCATTGGAAGCAAGAGACGTCATCCCAAACACCATCTCTCGAGTGATCCGGCCAAGCTCTAAACTTCTGGGACTCGAGGACAATAGGTGAGAACATGCATCTACCATCCTTGTATCCAGATCCCTTGCAATCATCCCTCGTACGGCAGATAGCAGCACACTTTGCAGGTGAACTCTGGTCTGGGTATCTGTCCAGAGACTCCCTCCACTCCAGTTCCCAGAAGCCTTGATAGTTACACAAAGCACCGTCCTTGTTCGATGTCACACGTTGACAAACGTCGCCTTGTTCGTAGGAACAGGTTATGTCGCGAGTAATAGGCGCGGGAGTTTCCTGACAGGTTGGGCATGCCCAGCAGGACTTATGTGTCCATGTAGCGTGTTCGAAGCTGCGTTCATTGTTGATGGTGAAATCAGCCGcggtgatcttcttggcggTGAAGAGACAGCGGTTTTCAGTCTGCCAGTATCCAGCAGATTCACAATTCTTCATGGTTTGGCAGATGGCAGCACACTGCTCCAGAGTATCCTGATAAGGGTAGTCTTCACGGCTTTCCTTCCACTGAGCACCTATAAACTTGGCGCCGTAAGCGCAGAAGGTGCCGGCCTCTAGCTTCCCTGGGGCCATGGTACATGATTGACCACGGTTGAAGAGACAGACTTCAGCAGGTGTCGTCGTGGTCTCGGGCTGTTGAGAAGTACGTGTAGCCAGTGTAGTGGGTTGAGAGTCAACGGGCGCCATAGTTGTCGTAGGGAAAGACAGCTCAGGAACAGAAATAAGGTCAAAGTCACATTCGGGATCGGCCCAGACAGCCCTGTAAGCAGCTTGCTCATCAGTCACCAGAGTATCCCACGTGATGCGGTTGTCAGCGAAGAGACAGTAACCTGGGTTTTGGTATTTGTTCCAAGTCACAAACGCAACCGCCTTGCAGTCGCGAATACCATCGCAAACCTGTCTACAGTCTTTCAGACTGCTCTGCTTGGGGAAGGTCGTGTGGTCAGCCTCATAGGGACCACCATTGCCACTGTATTGACCGACATAGCCACAGACAATGTTTCTTGTCTCTGTAGGAGAGGCCTCCATGGTCCGAGTCCTGGTTTCTTCGGGCGCAGTGGTGGAAGAGACTTCTGCTTGAGAGTGGGTCATTGTTGGCGGATTGAAAAGTGGTGGCAGAGAACAATCGTTGCACTGGAAACACCTCTGTTCATTCCAGAAACCTTGGTTTGGTGCTGTACTGTCCAGAGTCTGTATCTCAGACTTAGGAATCAATACATCAGTGAAACGACACTCTCCATTAACCAGAGCGGACGACTTGCAGTCGGGTAGGTACTGGCAGATTTCAGCACAGTTCTCACTGGTGAACATCTCAGGGTGGAGGTTCTCAGGGACTGTGTAGGTAGGGCCACTGTAGATACCGCGAACACTGCAAGTCCAGTCGCGTTCGAATGCATCTCCTTTTGGAATACACATAGGAGAACACAAGGTCTCTGAGGGAGAAGGAGCGTCTCTCGTGGGGACAGGAGTACCAGGTGTACCAGGTGTACCAGAAGTGAAAGTTGTAGCAGGTCCGACAGGAGTAACGGGAATGACGGGAGTGTTGACTGAAGTGCCAGGTGTAGGGGTGGATTCCCCCTCTTCTGACTGGGTCATGGCCGTACTAGGCTTGGGGACTATGGGAGGAACGGTAGATGAAGCCATTGGAGTGCTAGGCGTTGTAGTGGCTTCCTCATTCTGAGATTGTGTCACAGCCGTGTTGGGTTCGGGGATTATGGGAGGGATGGTGGATGAGGCAGTCTCCTCAGTGCTCTGGTCAGAGGGAGGTTGAGTATGTGATGTGAACTCAGTATCTGTGTTCTGGGACCCGTCTGTCGGTTGATTAGGGTTTCCAGCTGTCTCTGTGGGAAACTTGACACCTGATACAGTAGTCTGATCAACGTCGGAGGGGGAGGCTTCGCTGGTTGAATGGATCGGCTCTTCGCTAGCAGTCTCGGGGGATCCTGTGGTGACAGGTGCTTTAGATGTGGTTACAGGATCAACTGCAGGTGTCCCAAAGTCAAGCTTGACATCGCCAATGGTTTGGGGAGTGACTTGGTTCGAAATAAAGATCGAGTCGACAAGGATCATAGAAATACCATTGCCAGTGCAGGAcatggagatggagaagacGGCAGAAGCAGAGTCGGCAATGACAGTGGTGAGAACATGGTTCCACGAGACACTTACACCGCCATTGCTGGAAAGAGAGCTGGAGTAGAACTGTGTATTGCCCAGTGAAGCACTGACAGTACAAGCCTGGCTACCACCAGAGGCGACAATGTAGTAAAACTGGACAGTATATCGACTCCTTGCACCAGTGTTTAAAGAGTTGAGCATCTGGAAGATACTAGCCATGGAGCCAAGGTCACGCTTGCCGGATGGGTTTCCAGATGCTGTTAATGAAGCACAACCATTGTCCAAGCTGCCGTCTTCCTTGAAACATCCACCCTGATGAAACTTGACATCGCCAGTCCCTTGGAAGTTTTGAAGGAACGTAGGAGGGTTGTTGAGGTCAGGTCCGCTGAACCCACCGCCTGTAAGAGTGTTGGTGACGAcggtctcttcttcttgtgtAGGTGTACTTGATTGAGGAAGAGTCCCACTTGACGTTTCGCTGATGGCGATAGAAGGAACGGAAGAAGTAAGAGAAAGGCTCTGCGCAGCTGAAGTTGAGTGCCCGGGCTTACAAGGGCTAGCAACCGCGAGGTTAGCTATGGCCAAGCCGATAAGAGCAATCATGGACTGCATGTTGAAAGGGTCTGGATAATGACCACAAGAAGGGTCGAACGAACGAGTGAATGAGACCTTATTTTGCGAACGAAAAAGAGGAACAGCAACTGGGAAAACGTGGGTTTGTTATGTAGTCGACCCCTTAACCTTAGCAAGTAGCTATTTTACTCTGCTCAGAACAAAACGACTAGTTCGTGGTCGAGAATCGCACTTTTCTTCTTAGTTCCAGGGTCCAAAGAGCTCTATTGATAACTATTGACAGCCTCAGCGGGCCTTTTAGATGGGTTTTACTGCAGGTACAAGTCTAGAGCTTCTTCGCTAAGCTTAGTCGATGATAGTGTTGGCCGACAAAGCAATAGTGGCTTTATTTGAAACCCACTTTACGTTGAAAAGCCGCTTAACCTCAGCTACGCCAGGGGAAATGAGAATTCAATAGTCACTACTAATTCACTGAAGGCACTTGTAATTCTCCAAATAATCAATTACCGTATCTTTCAAGTTATATTTCTCTTAACCTTGTTTTTAAGCTAACTTATCTTGTTCATCTTTCGAAGCTAGCTTAGTA carries:
- a CDS encoding hypothetical protein (SECRETED:SignalP(1-18)), yielding MQSMIALIGLAIANLAVASPCKPGHSTSAAQSLSLTSSVPSIAISETSSGTLPQSSTPTQEEETVVTNTLTGGGFSGPDLNNPPTFLQNFQGTGDVKFHQGGCFKEDGSLDNGCASLTASGNPSGKRDLGSMASIFQMLNSLNTGARSRYTVQFYYIVASGGSQACTVSASLGNTQFYSSSLSSNGGVSVSWNHVLTTVIADSASAVFSISMSCTGNGISMILVDSIFISNQVTPQTIGDVKLDFGTPAVDPVTTSKAPVTTGSPETASEEPIHSTSEASPSDVDQTTVSGVKFPTETAGNPNQPTDGSQNTDTEFTSHTQPPSDQSTEETASSTIPPIIPEPNTAVTQSQNEEATTTPSTPMASSTVPPIVPKPSTAMTQSEEGESTPTPGTSVNTPVIPVTPVGPATTFTSGTPGTPGTPVPTRDAPSPSETLCSPMCIPKGDAFERDWTCSVRGIYSGPTYTVPENLHPEMFTSENCAEICQYLPDCKSSALVNGECRFTDVLIPKSEIQTLDSTAPNQGFWNEQRCFQCNDCSLPPLFNPPTMTHSQAEVSSTTAPEETRTRTMEASPTETRNIVCGYVGQYSGNGGPYEADHTTFPKQSSLKDCRQVCDGIRDCKAVAFVTWNKYQNPGYCLFADNRITWDTLVTDEQAAYRAVWADPECDFDLISVPELSFPTTTMAPVDSQPTTLATRTSQQPETTTTPAEVCLFNRGQSCTMAPGKLEAGTFCAYGAKFIGAQWKESREDYPYQDTLEQCAAICQTMKNCESAGYWQTENRCLFTAKKITAADFTINNERSFEHATWTHKSCWACPTCQETPAPITRDITCSYEQGDVCQRVTSNKDGALCNYQGFWELEWRESLDRYPDQSSPAKCAAICRTRDDCKGSGYKDGRCMFSPIVLESQKFRAWPDHSRDGVWDDVSCFQCPHCA